A region of Haliotis asinina isolate JCU_RB_2024 chromosome 7, JCU_Hal_asi_v2, whole genome shotgun sequence DNA encodes the following proteins:
- the LOC137290244 gene encoding uncharacterized protein isoform X3: protein MHFKQILVLLLCCLQPRPVSCLNTNPCAKNFDENCIKCNRFNECIECLKGYYGSSCEKKCIGHCQFDCDIQTGLCRTCQDGFHGDNCSVPCSKTCFENACERSTGACNGCRKGHCFPKTECVKTCSDKCPNNCDFETCGCLTPASPQYTSTTPRPPKQGKYRSKNNTQTYLIGCVFNPVYLLICLAICYYERRIWTSLYCLWHKNPRRERGDLHQQEPLANECIEAKFQAIPNDKADTFASHASANKDKNNNRYSYPYDHNRVVLTNNEYINATHIEGTTMGITRSYITTQQPMKNTKTSFWRMIWEKEVGTIVILSSNEKNEIDRNLRGANMNHDFEDIQVRTSGNLIRETSWTVRNLRIQNNRDNRPEMDVNIFLFSKWYRKGSFCDFLEALRRDTTFKRNASPVTIFSSEGEGPAAIFIALDYLLESVNTNDNKNPPDLYECVNRLAEQRRSMFPDATSLKRLRECYWLLQERNPVSRSTRTTCTSRESTVRCVWVGILVFVAISVCALVNYVGVTL, encoded by the exons ATGCATTTTAAACAGATTCTGGTCCTACTTCTCTGTTGTCTTCAACCAAGACCTGTATCTT GTTTGAACACAAATCCTTGCGCGAAGAATTTTGATGAAAATTGCATTAAATGCAATAGATTCAATGAATGCATTGAATGCCTGAAAGGGTATTATGGAAGCAGCTGTGAGAAGAAGTGCATTGGACATTGCCAGTTTGACTGTGATATTCAAACGGGTCTCTGTAGAACATGTCAAGATGGCTTCCATGGAGACAACTGTTCAGTTCCGTGTTCGAAGACATGTTTCGAAAATGCTTGTGAAAGATCAACTGGTGCTTGTAATGGCTGCAGAAAGGGACACTGTTTTCCCAAAACTGAATGTGTTAAAACTTGCAGTGACAAATGTCCAAACAATTGTGACTTTGAAACATGTGGGTGCTTAACGCCAGCTTCACCCCAGTATACGTCAACAACACCTCGTCCCCCGAAGCAAGGAAAATATCGGAGTAAAA ataacacacagacatacttGATCGGCTGCGTTTTTAACCCGGTGTACCTGCTTATCTGCTTGGCAATATGCTACTATGAACGGAGAATATGGACCTCATTATACTGTTTATG GCACAAAAATCCAAGAAGGGAACGAGGTGATCTCCACCAAC AAGAACCACTAGCCAACGAATGCATTGAGGCAAAGTTTCAG GCAATACCAAATGACAAGGCCGATACATTTGCAAGTCATGCCTCGGCGAACAAAGACAAAAATAACAACAGATATTCGTATCCGT ATGATCATAATCGGGTCGTCCTCACGAACAACGAGTATATCAACGCCACACATATAGAG GGTACCACGATGGGAATTACTAGATCTTATATAACCACTCAAC AACCGATGAAAAATACCAAAACCTCCTTCTGGCGTATGATTTGGGAAAAGGAAGTGGGTACAATTGTTATTTTGtcatcaaatgaaaaaaatgag ATTGATCGGAACCTGAGAGGCGCTAACATGAACCACGATTTTGAGGACATACAAGTACGGACGAGCGGAAATCTCATCCGTGAAACGTCATGGACAGTTCGGAACCTCAGGATTCAAAAT AATCGGGACAACCGCCCAGAAATGGATGTGAACATCTTCCTCTTTTCCAAATGGTATCGGAAGGGcagtttttgtgattttctgGAGGCTCTAAGAAGAGACACCACATTCAAACGCAACGCTTCACcagtaacaatattttcaag TGAGGGTGAAGGTCCTGCCGCTATTTTCATTGCTCTGGATTACCTCCTGGAAAGCGTGAACACCAACGACAACAAAAACCCACCTGATTTGTACGAATGTGTTAACCGTCTAGCTGAACAGAGGAGATCCATGTTTCCAGATGCG aCTTCTTTGAAAAGGCTTAGAGAATGCTATTGGCTTCTTCAAGAGAGGAATCCTGTTTCAAGATCCACTAGAACAACTTGCACATCTAGAGAATCAACAGTGCGATGCGTATGGGTCGGAATTTTAGTATTTGTAGCAATAAGTGTCTGTGCTTTGGTGAATTATGTTGGTGTAACGCTCTGA
- the LOC137290244 gene encoding uncharacterized protein isoform X2, with protein MSPRVVPKLVKLVMHFKQILVLLLCCLQPRPVSCLNTNPCAKNFDENCIKCNRFNECIECLKGYYGSSCEKKCIGHCQFDCDIQTGLCRTCQDGFHGDNCSVPCSKTCFENACERSTGACNGCRKGHCFPKTECVKTCSDKCPNNCDFETCGCLTPASPQYTSTTPRPPKQGKYRSKNNTQTYLIGCVFNPVYLLICLAICYYERRIWTSLYCLWHKNPRRERGDLHQQPLANECIEAKFQAIPNDKADTFASHASANKDKNNNRYSYPYDHNRVVLTNNEYINATHIEGTTMGITRSYITTQQPMKNTKTSFWRMIWEKEVGTIVILSSNEKNEIDRNLRGANMNHDFEDIQVRTSGNLIRETSWTVRNLRIQNNRDNRPEMDVNIFLFSKWYRKGSFCDFLEALRRDTTFKRNASPVTIFSSEGEGPAAIFIALDYLLESVNTNDNKNPPDLYECVNRLAEQRRSMFPDATSLKRLRECYWLLQERNPVSRSTRTTCTSRESTVRCVWVGILVFVAISVCALVNYVGVTL; from the exons ATGTCTCCTAGAGTAGTACCGAAGCTAGTAAAG CTGGTCATGCATTTTAAACAGATTCTGGTCCTACTTCTCTGTTGTCTTCAACCAAGACCTGTATCTT GTTTGAACACAAATCCTTGCGCGAAGAATTTTGATGAAAATTGCATTAAATGCAATAGATTCAATGAATGCATTGAATGCCTGAAAGGGTATTATGGAAGCAGCTGTGAGAAGAAGTGCATTGGACATTGCCAGTTTGACTGTGATATTCAAACGGGTCTCTGTAGAACATGTCAAGATGGCTTCCATGGAGACAACTGTTCAGTTCCGTGTTCGAAGACATGTTTCGAAAATGCTTGTGAAAGATCAACTGGTGCTTGTAATGGCTGCAGAAAGGGACACTGTTTTCCCAAAACTGAATGTGTTAAAACTTGCAGTGACAAATGTCCAAACAATTGTGACTTTGAAACATGTGGGTGCTTAACGCCAGCTTCACCCCAGTATACGTCAACAACACCTCGTCCCCCGAAGCAAGGAAAATATCGGAGTAAAA ataacacacagacatacttGATCGGCTGCGTTTTTAACCCGGTGTACCTGCTTATCTGCTTGGCAATATGCTACTATGAACGGAGAATATGGACCTCATTATACTGTTTATG GCACAAAAATCCAAGAAGGGAACGAGGTGATCTCCACCAAC AACCACTAGCCAACGAATGCATTGAGGCAAAGTTTCAG GCAATACCAAATGACAAGGCCGATACATTTGCAAGTCATGCCTCGGCGAACAAAGACAAAAATAACAACAGATATTCGTATCCGT ATGATCATAATCGGGTCGTCCTCACGAACAACGAGTATATCAACGCCACACATATAGAG GGTACCACGATGGGAATTACTAGATCTTATATAACCACTCAAC AACCGATGAAAAATACCAAAACCTCCTTCTGGCGTATGATTTGGGAAAAGGAAGTGGGTACAATTGTTATTTTGtcatcaaatgaaaaaaatgag ATTGATCGGAACCTGAGAGGCGCTAACATGAACCACGATTTTGAGGACATACAAGTACGGACGAGCGGAAATCTCATCCGTGAAACGTCATGGACAGTTCGGAACCTCAGGATTCAAAAT AATCGGGACAACCGCCCAGAAATGGATGTGAACATCTTCCTCTTTTCCAAATGGTATCGGAAGGGcagtttttgtgattttctgGAGGCTCTAAGAAGAGACACCACATTCAAACGCAACGCTTCACcagtaacaatattttcaag TGAGGGTGAAGGTCCTGCCGCTATTTTCATTGCTCTGGATTACCTCCTGGAAAGCGTGAACACCAACGACAACAAAAACCCACCTGATTTGTACGAATGTGTTAACCGTCTAGCTGAACAGAGGAGATCCATGTTTCCAGATGCG aCTTCTTTGAAAAGGCTTAGAGAATGCTATTGGCTTCTTCAAGAGAGGAATCCTGTTTCAAGATCCACTAGAACAACTTGCACATCTAGAGAATCAACAGTGCGATGCGTATGGGTCGGAATTTTAGTATTTGTAGCAATAAGTGTCTGTGCTTTGGTGAATTATGTTGGTGTAACGCTCTGA
- the LOC137290244 gene encoding uncharacterized protein isoform X4, whose protein sequence is MHFKQILVLLLCCLQPRPVSCLNTNPCAKNFDENCIKCNRFNECIECLKGYYGSSCEKKCIGHCQFDCDIQTGLCRTCQDGFHGDNCSVPCSKTCFENACERSTGACNGCRKGHCFPKTECVKTCSDKCPNNCDFETCGCLTPASPQYTSTTPRPPKQGKYRSKNNTQTYLIGCVFNPVYLLICLAICYYERRIWTSLYCLWHKNPRRERGDLHQQPLANECIEAKFQAIPNDKADTFASHASANKDKNNNRYSYPYDHNRVVLTNNEYINATHIEGTTMGITRSYITTQQPMKNTKTSFWRMIWEKEVGTIVILSSNEKNEIDRNLRGANMNHDFEDIQVRTSGNLIRETSWTVRNLRIQNNRDNRPEMDVNIFLFSKWYRKGSFCDFLEALRRDTTFKRNASPVTIFSSEGEGPAAIFIALDYLLESVNTNDNKNPPDLYECVNRLAEQRRSMFPDATSLKRLRECYWLLQERNPVSRSTRTTCTSRESTVRCVWVGILVFVAISVCALVNYVGVTL, encoded by the exons ATGCATTTTAAACAGATTCTGGTCCTACTTCTCTGTTGTCTTCAACCAAGACCTGTATCTT GTTTGAACACAAATCCTTGCGCGAAGAATTTTGATGAAAATTGCATTAAATGCAATAGATTCAATGAATGCATTGAATGCCTGAAAGGGTATTATGGAAGCAGCTGTGAGAAGAAGTGCATTGGACATTGCCAGTTTGACTGTGATATTCAAACGGGTCTCTGTAGAACATGTCAAGATGGCTTCCATGGAGACAACTGTTCAGTTCCGTGTTCGAAGACATGTTTCGAAAATGCTTGTGAAAGATCAACTGGTGCTTGTAATGGCTGCAGAAAGGGACACTGTTTTCCCAAAACTGAATGTGTTAAAACTTGCAGTGACAAATGTCCAAACAATTGTGACTTTGAAACATGTGGGTGCTTAACGCCAGCTTCACCCCAGTATACGTCAACAACACCTCGTCCCCCGAAGCAAGGAAAATATCGGAGTAAAA ataacacacagacatacttGATCGGCTGCGTTTTTAACCCGGTGTACCTGCTTATCTGCTTGGCAATATGCTACTATGAACGGAGAATATGGACCTCATTATACTGTTTATG GCACAAAAATCCAAGAAGGGAACGAGGTGATCTCCACCAAC AACCACTAGCCAACGAATGCATTGAGGCAAAGTTTCAG GCAATACCAAATGACAAGGCCGATACATTTGCAAGTCATGCCTCGGCGAACAAAGACAAAAATAACAACAGATATTCGTATCCGT ATGATCATAATCGGGTCGTCCTCACGAACAACGAGTATATCAACGCCACACATATAGAG GGTACCACGATGGGAATTACTAGATCTTATATAACCACTCAAC AACCGATGAAAAATACCAAAACCTCCTTCTGGCGTATGATTTGGGAAAAGGAAGTGGGTACAATTGTTATTTTGtcatcaaatgaaaaaaatgag ATTGATCGGAACCTGAGAGGCGCTAACATGAACCACGATTTTGAGGACATACAAGTACGGACGAGCGGAAATCTCATCCGTGAAACGTCATGGACAGTTCGGAACCTCAGGATTCAAAAT AATCGGGACAACCGCCCAGAAATGGATGTGAACATCTTCCTCTTTTCCAAATGGTATCGGAAGGGcagtttttgtgattttctgGAGGCTCTAAGAAGAGACACCACATTCAAACGCAACGCTTCACcagtaacaatattttcaag TGAGGGTGAAGGTCCTGCCGCTATTTTCATTGCTCTGGATTACCTCCTGGAAAGCGTGAACACCAACGACAACAAAAACCCACCTGATTTGTACGAATGTGTTAACCGTCTAGCTGAACAGAGGAGATCCATGTTTCCAGATGCG aCTTCTTTGAAAAGGCTTAGAGAATGCTATTGGCTTCTTCAAGAGAGGAATCCTGTTTCAAGATCCACTAGAACAACTTGCACATCTAGAGAATCAACAGTGCGATGCGTATGGGTCGGAATTTTAGTATTTGTAGCAATAAGTGTCTGTGCTTTGGTGAATTATGTTGGTGTAACGCTCTGA
- the LOC137290244 gene encoding uncharacterized protein isoform X1 codes for MSPRVVPKLVKLVMHFKQILVLLLCCLQPRPVSCLNTNPCAKNFDENCIKCNRFNECIECLKGYYGSSCEKKCIGHCQFDCDIQTGLCRTCQDGFHGDNCSVPCSKTCFENACERSTGACNGCRKGHCFPKTECVKTCSDKCPNNCDFETCGCLTPASPQYTSTTPRPPKQGKYRSKNNTQTYLIGCVFNPVYLLICLAICYYERRIWTSLYCLWHKNPRRERGDLHQQEPLANECIEAKFQAIPNDKADTFASHASANKDKNNNRYSYPYDHNRVVLTNNEYINATHIEGTTMGITRSYITTQQPMKNTKTSFWRMIWEKEVGTIVILSSNEKNEIDRNLRGANMNHDFEDIQVRTSGNLIRETSWTVRNLRIQNNRDNRPEMDVNIFLFSKWYRKGSFCDFLEALRRDTTFKRNASPVTIFSSEGEGPAAIFIALDYLLESVNTNDNKNPPDLYECVNRLAEQRRSMFPDATSLKRLRECYWLLQERNPVSRSTRTTCTSRESTVRCVWVGILVFVAISVCALVNYVGVTL; via the exons ATGTCTCCTAGAGTAGTACCGAAGCTAGTAAAG CTGGTCATGCATTTTAAACAGATTCTGGTCCTACTTCTCTGTTGTCTTCAACCAAGACCTGTATCTT GTTTGAACACAAATCCTTGCGCGAAGAATTTTGATGAAAATTGCATTAAATGCAATAGATTCAATGAATGCATTGAATGCCTGAAAGGGTATTATGGAAGCAGCTGTGAGAAGAAGTGCATTGGACATTGCCAGTTTGACTGTGATATTCAAACGGGTCTCTGTAGAACATGTCAAGATGGCTTCCATGGAGACAACTGTTCAGTTCCGTGTTCGAAGACATGTTTCGAAAATGCTTGTGAAAGATCAACTGGTGCTTGTAATGGCTGCAGAAAGGGACACTGTTTTCCCAAAACTGAATGTGTTAAAACTTGCAGTGACAAATGTCCAAACAATTGTGACTTTGAAACATGTGGGTGCTTAACGCCAGCTTCACCCCAGTATACGTCAACAACACCTCGTCCCCCGAAGCAAGGAAAATATCGGAGTAAAA ataacacacagacatacttGATCGGCTGCGTTTTTAACCCGGTGTACCTGCTTATCTGCTTGGCAATATGCTACTATGAACGGAGAATATGGACCTCATTATACTGTTTATG GCACAAAAATCCAAGAAGGGAACGAGGTGATCTCCACCAAC AAGAACCACTAGCCAACGAATGCATTGAGGCAAAGTTTCAG GCAATACCAAATGACAAGGCCGATACATTTGCAAGTCATGCCTCGGCGAACAAAGACAAAAATAACAACAGATATTCGTATCCGT ATGATCATAATCGGGTCGTCCTCACGAACAACGAGTATATCAACGCCACACATATAGAG GGTACCACGATGGGAATTACTAGATCTTATATAACCACTCAAC AACCGATGAAAAATACCAAAACCTCCTTCTGGCGTATGATTTGGGAAAAGGAAGTGGGTACAATTGTTATTTTGtcatcaaatgaaaaaaatgag ATTGATCGGAACCTGAGAGGCGCTAACATGAACCACGATTTTGAGGACATACAAGTACGGACGAGCGGAAATCTCATCCGTGAAACGTCATGGACAGTTCGGAACCTCAGGATTCAAAAT AATCGGGACAACCGCCCAGAAATGGATGTGAACATCTTCCTCTTTTCCAAATGGTATCGGAAGGGcagtttttgtgattttctgGAGGCTCTAAGAAGAGACACCACATTCAAACGCAACGCTTCACcagtaacaatattttcaag TGAGGGTGAAGGTCCTGCCGCTATTTTCATTGCTCTGGATTACCTCCTGGAAAGCGTGAACACCAACGACAACAAAAACCCACCTGATTTGTACGAATGTGTTAACCGTCTAGCTGAACAGAGGAGATCCATGTTTCCAGATGCG aCTTCTTTGAAAAGGCTTAGAGAATGCTATTGGCTTCTTCAAGAGAGGAATCCTGTTTCAAGATCCACTAGAACAACTTGCACATCTAGAGAATCAACAGTGCGATGCGTATGGGTCGGAATTTTAGTATTTGTAGCAATAAGTGTCTGTGCTTTGGTGAATTATGTTGGTGTAACGCTCTGA